The Deltaproteobacteria bacterium genomic interval CGTGACCCTTTCCAGAGAGGATAAGGAAAAACTCAACCGTTTCTCCCACTGCCTCGGTTGCGGCCTTTGCGACAGCGGTTGTCCGCTGACTCTTGAGTCAACGACTCTTGAGTCAACGACTCCCTCGTATTTGGCGATGGCCCTTTCGCGCGGGATGCCGGACTTTGCCTTTATGACATTCAACAAGGCGGTCTGCCAAGACTGTCGCCATTGCGAGGAGGTTTGCCCGACGAAGGTCCCGCTCAAAGAGATTTTTAATTTTATCGAAAGCAAGAAGCAGGCGCTGCTGACTTAAAAAATGATGGCTTCTTCAACCGCATTGCTCCGGTCGCTCGAAAAAATTGTTACCCCTTCGTATCTGGCGACCGACCCTGCCAATAAACGGCTCTATAGCCGGGACATGATGGCGCGCGGGCTCCTCCTCTGGCGCGCCGGCAAGGGGGAAAACCAACCGGACTCTGTTGTCTGGCCGGCTTCTGCTACCGAGGTGTCAGAAATCGTCAAACTGGCAGGCGCCTCAGGCACCCCGATCGTTCCGTTCGGCGGCGGTTCGGGTGTTTCGGGTGGTGCCGTTCCGGTCAAGGGGGGGATTGTTGTGGATCTCAAGCGGTTGAACCACCTGCTGGCAGTCGACACCGAAAATAATCTCTGTCTGGCGGAGAGTGGAATCTTGGGGGAACATCTCGAAAGGGGACTGAAC includes:
- a CDS encoding 4Fe-4S dicluster domain-containing protein; this encodes MSLKTLYAFFKIGFQLLQRIGKRLTFRKSPRLEQFLKNYQADGIVTLSREDKEKLNRFSHCLGCGLCDSGCPLTLESTTLESTTPSYLAMALSRGMPDFAFMTFNKAVCQDCRHCEEVCPTKVPLKEIFNFIESKKQALLT